Proteins from one Corticium candelabrum chromosome 4, ooCorCand1.1, whole genome shotgun sequence genomic window:
- the LOC134177963 gene encoding IgGFc-binding protein-like → MPYGISDRGILVRSTEDMTVYGLNQEKYTTDAFLALPTYIQGLQYVVPSYSQLSSSSQSLIGIVGIHNNTQVTITLASSASDGTTSHNAGANVTYTINWMETLQLRGYDLTGSRVYSDKTVTVFGGHECANIPVGNGYCDHLVEQVPPITTLGKHFATIPLATRTAGDRFRAIASKDGTDVTINGQLQASNLQAGQFQEFTISSTTFLSIEATQPILLMQYSQGSTVDNTNSDPFMLMIPPVEQYRSRYIISTPPDQPVPFSNYLAIIVTDDKKDGLRLDDQPLPSSVVWNNIPGQTLAGANVPISIGSHTIHHVDKSNFGLSIYGFEDDDSYGYPGGLQLKAQCVVQTPDQITGFYHIIILLFSHN, encoded by the coding sequence ATGCCTTATGGCATCAGTGACCGAGGAATATTAGTTAGATCGACAGAAGATATGACTGTGTATGGTCTCAACCAAGAAAAATACACAACTGATGCTTTCTTAGCTCttcctacatacatacagggTCTACAATATGTTGTACCCTCATACAGTCaactatcatcatcatccCAAAGCCTGATTGGTATAGTAGGCATTCACAACAATACACAAGTCACAATTACGTTGGCTTCCTCTGCTAGCGATGGTACTACATCCCATAATGCCGGTGCTAATGTTACATACACAATAAATTGGATGGAAACATTGCAACTTCGAGGATATGACCTGACGGGAAGCCGTGTTTATTCAGACAAAACAGTTACAGTGTTTGGAGGACATGAATGCGCAAATATACCTGTAGGCAATGGCTATTGTGATCATCTAGTGGAGCAGGTCCCTCCAATTACAACACTTGGTAAACATTTTGCCACAATACCATTAGCAACACGAACAGCAGGAGATAGATTTCGTGCAATAGCATCAAAAGATGGCACCGACGTTACAATTAATGGGCAGTTGCAGGCATCCAATTTGCAAGCAGGACAATTCCAAGAATTCACAATTTCTTCTACCACTTTCCTGTCAATTGAAGCCACTCAACCAATACTACTAATGCAGTACTCACAAGGCTCAACTGTTGACAATACAAATTCTGACCCATTCATGTTGATGATCCCTCCAGTTGAACAATACAGATCAAGATATATCATCAGTACACCACCAGATCAGCCAGTACCATTCAGTAACTACTTGGCGATCATTGTAACAGATGACAAAAAGGATGGACTGAGACTTGATGATCAACCATTACCTTCTTCTGTCGTGTGGAACAATATTCCTGGTCAGACACTTGCAGGAGCTAATGTACCAATATCGATAGGATCGCACACCATCCATCATGTGGATAAGAGCAACTTTGGACTGAGTATCTATGGTTTTGAAGACGACGATTCATATGGATATCCTGGAGGACTGCAACTGAAGGCACAGTGTGTTGTACAAACGCCTGATCAAATTACAGGTTTTTATCACATCATTATCTtattgttttctcataactgA
- the LOC134177964 gene encoding pachytene checkpoint protein 2 homolog, protein MSEIHYNYQDFNLKLSEREEYDIGAQEDETISTASQWTLPCKEFHGLWENLVYDSNLKDQLLSYANTALMFSDRQVNSHIVSCNRVVLLHGPPGTGKTSLCRALAQKLAIRLGDRYLQTLLIEINSHSLFSKWFSESGKLVHRMFEDIRAKTRNPELLICVLIDEVESLTAARSAAIKGTDPSDAIRVVNAFLTQIDRIKKHSNVLILTTSNVTGAIDVAFVDRADIKHYIGVPSAAAAYSIYRSCFQELSRVGIIKTGEKLLDLRALDILRMAENPITRLSLRLLDIARQSNGFSGRTLRKLPFLAYALYFKGGNVTAEMFLDMLEAVVQKQHKDRENMDVEQ, encoded by the exons ATGTCAGAGATTCATTACAACTACCAGGATTTCAACCTAAAACTCTC CGAGCGAGAGGAATATGATATCGGAGCTCAAGAAGACGAGACCATATCGACTGCTTCCCAATGGACATTACCCTGCA AAGAGTTTCATGGTCTTTGGGAAAATCTAGTCTACGACAGCAATTTGAAAGATCAA CTCTTGTCTTACGCCAACACAGCATTAATGTTCTCTGATCG TCAAGTGAATTCGCACATAGTGTCTTGCAACAGAGTCGTTTTGCTGCACG GACCACCGGGCACAGGAAAGACGTCGCTTTGCAGAGCTTTAGCTCAAAAACTTGCCATTCGTCTCGGTGACAG ATACCTTCAAACCCTTCTCATTGAAATAAACAGCCACAGTTTATTCTCCAAGTGGTTTTCAGAG AGCGGAAAGCTTGTGCACAGAATGTTTGAAGACATAAGAGCCAAGACAAGAAATCCAGAGCTATTAATCTGCGTTCTCATTGACGAG GTCGAAAGTCTAACGGCAGCACGCAGTGCAGCCATTAAAGGAACCGATCCATCGGATGCTATTCGCGTTGTCAACGCTTTCCTCACACAGATAGACCGCATCAAAAA GCATTCAAATGTCTTGATCTTGACGACGTCTAACGTGACAGGAGCGATAGACGTGGCCTTTGTCGACAG AGCTGACATCAAGCACTATATTGGTGTGCCGTCAGCTGCGGCAGCATATAGTATCTACCGTTCTTGCTTCCAAGAGCTCTCACGG GTTGGAATAATCAAGACGGGAGAAAAACTACTTGATCTCAG GGCTCTTGACATTTTGAG GATGGCAGAAAACCCCATTACGAGACTCAGTCTGCGCCTGCTAGACATAGCCAG gCAAAGCAACGGCTTCAGTGGTCGGACTCTAAGAAAGCTACCTTTCCTAGCGTACGCTCTCTACTTTAAG GGAGGAAACGTCACTGCGGAGATGTTTCTTGACATGCTAGAGGCTGTTGTgcaaaaacaacacaaagacagagaaaacATGGACGTCGAACAGTGA